Below is a genomic region from Zea mays cultivar B73 chromosome 9, Zm-B73-REFERENCE-NAM-5.0, whole genome shotgun sequence.
TCCTTCCATGTCTTCTTCTAAATACCCTGGTGCAAATATCCAACGCAGAACGTTGACAGACAACATCATCGTCGGTGTGTCAAAAGGATTCGACAAGAAGCTTCAGTTAGTAGGTGTCGGGTACCGTGCGGCGGTGGAGGGCAACGATCTCGTGATGAACCTGGGATTCTCCCACCCTGTTCGGATGGCCATTCCCGAAGGCCTGGCGGTCAAGGTGGAAGAGAACACAAGGATCATCGTGAGCGGCTACGACAAGAGCGCGATCGGTCAGTTCGCTGCTACCATAAAGAAGTGGAGGCCACCTGAGCCATACAAGGGGAAGGGTATCAGAtacatggatgaagttgtcagaAGGAAGGAAGGAAAAGCTgggaagaagaaatagaagtgttTGTTTTTTGTTTGTCCTTTCCATGCTTCATTTCATTTTCCCGCTGTAACGGTCCTCGTCTGCTATGACCGAACCCGAGAAAAAAAGTATTGTTCTGTGGCTGTGCTGATCATGCCATATTTATGTGCACCTTGAGCATCCCAGTATCCCACTGTAATGGTTTCCATGTACACCAAGCGGAGCCGTTTGACCCCCGTTTGGTTGGTGAAGACGCAAAACTGCTCGATGAGCGCTACCGCTACCAGACGGCCCCTGTAGCATTGAATCTCTGTGACAGTTTAACAGGTTGCGATTATTCATCGCCGAAGGCCAAAGCCTCGTTTGATCAGGATGTTCTGGCACAAAGCTTCGTTTCGATTAGGATGCGTACGGGTCTGTTCCAGATTTTGCTAGCCGGGATGAAGTTCGCAAAGAGGGAAAAAAATGCGCACGCCAGGTGCAGTGCAGAGGACAGAGGAGGGAGGACCGGAGGAGGGTCACCGCAGATAGACCTTGAGGTCGCGCGTCTCGGGCCACTCACCCGCACTGGCCCCACCGGGCGGCAGACGCCTGGCTGGGCTGCGGCCAAGTGGCCACCTCCTCGCGTCCGGCCTGGCGTCCCCATGCACGCCCGGCCTCGCCTTCCCTTCCCCGATATCTCTTCGtctcgccgccgccgcgcgcgcacTCTCGTGTGACGTGTCCCAGCAGTCCGTCCAGTCCCTGGCTTCTCTCCCCCTTGTTGTTCTTGGCTCCGCGATGGCGGTGGGTTGCTTCAACCCCGTGCTCTCGCCGCTTGTTCCTTCGCCGCCGGGTAGGCGCGTCCGAGCGGCGCTGCGGTGCCGGTGGCATCGTCACCCGCTGACCGCGGTCTCCCTCCGGCGGCTCCCGTGCGGCGCGGCAGCTGGTCGTGGCACGCGGCGGCTCGCGGCGGCGGCAGAGTCGCAGGCCGTGCAGGAGCAGCCGGCGCGGGCGGAAGAGGCCGGCGGGGCGGGTGCCGCTGAGGCGTCCTCCAAGCTGGTTCTGGTCGTTGGCGGAACCGGCGGCGTGGGTGAGATACCAAGACCCCTACTCCCCGTTCTACAAATCGCCTAGCATTTCCCCTGTCAAAAGTAAGATCGCGTGGCCAATTTCAGCTCCTAGAGAGCAAAGCTGCAGAGCTCACTTGTCTCTGAGTTTGACAATATCTTAGTGCCAATTACTGGGTTTGAAACATGCGAGATAGTAAAcatcggaggacgaaggataacATGTTTATGTTGCATTGCAATCTTACGCCTTCTCCAACTTGTGTTGCCGTGTCCTGCGGCAGCACTTCGTAGCTTACTTGCTAGATCATTTGACAAGATATTGACTGGGTGGTGAGTGCATCCTTTCAGGGCAGTTGGTTGTAGCATCATTGCTGAGCAGGAACATCAAGTCAAGGTTGCTCCTAAGAGATCCAGAAAAGGCGTCGTCCCTGTTTGGCAAGCAGGATGAGAGTGTACTACAGGTACGTCTGGATATTCAGCATTCCATCCCCCTCCCACAGTCCTACCCACCCCAGTTGTCTCCTGCTTATTTGAGTTCATCTTTCATGTCAGGTTTACAAAGCGGACACAAGAAACCCTAATGATTTGGATCCACAGATGTTTGAGGTTGGTCCCGTTTGTTTCTCTGAATTCATACAGTTTATCTATCTATGGGCTATCTATTTCTGCAATGATTGAATAAATCAAAATAtagggggtctcttttatagggaGTTACGCATGTGATATGTTGTACTGGAACTACAGCATTTCCGTCTAAGCGCTGGGATGGAGATAACACTCCAGAACGTGTAGGTATGTACTGCCTGATATTCTGCAGTTGAAGTTAAACTTTCACCCAAGATGATGCAGTTAATGTTCAAAAAGAACATGCACTTCAATTTGTACTTGAATAATTCAGACAAAAGGATTTTCTGCAAGGATAATCTTGATGGAGCTTAGGACCTTCCAATTCCAAACTGAAGCAAATAAAAGGTTGAATGTAACTGTGACAGAGGCCCAATAAGTTATTTATTGGTTTGAATTCTGAACATCCGTTTATGTGTTTATTATGTCCATTCTATGGTCAAATCGTGCACACATGTATGCTTTGTCATTTTAAGTCCATGCATGCCAATGACTATTGCTA
It encodes:
- the LOC100381586 gene encoding uncharacterized protein LOC100381586; amino-acid sequence: MAVGCFNPVLSPLVPSPPGRRVRAALRCRWHRHPLTAVSLRRLPCGAAAGRGTRRLAAAAESQAVQEQPARAEEAGGAGAAEASSKLVLVVGGTGGVGQLVVASLLSRNIKSRLLLRDPEKASSLFGKQDESVLQVYKADTRNPNDLDPQMFEGVTHVICCTGTTAFPSKRWDGDNTPERVDWDGIRNLVSALPQTVKRLVLVSSIGVTKYNEIPWSIMNLFGVLKYKKMGEDFVCNSGIPFTIIRAGRLTDGPYTSYDLNTLLKATAGERRAVVIGKGDKLVGEVSRLVVAEACIQALDIESTEGQIYEINSVKGEGPGTDPEKWEELFRSARSD